TTGATTGAAGATCACGGAGTCGAGGTCTAGCCCTTTACGCCTGAAGAGCGTACTGAGTTTGCTCAGATTACATGGGCAAAGAACGGATGGCAGACACTTGAGTGGTTTTAGTTTTGGGGTAACGAGACTTTGTGATCGACTGAGAAGGTTCAAAGGTTAGCCCGTTCGTTCGTTCTGCATAAAGTAAACTTTGACGGTCTACTAATGTATGAATCAACAGGGCAATTAGCTTTACTAACGACCCGTCTTTCTATTGAATTTGTTCCTCCGCTAGATCCCGGTTCCGGGCTTGGTGGGGAAGAACATCTTGCTCTATTTCTCACCACGCAGGTGCCGCCCGTGCGGCACCTTCTTGCCAAAGCTTCTCGAAGCCTATGAGGAGATCGAGGCCAAGGATGACACTTTTGAGGTCATCTTCATCTCCAGGCATCATGACCGAGCATCCTTCGACGCTTACTTTGCAAGCATGCCTTGGCTAGCGCTGCCGTTCGGCGACCCGAGAAAGAACTTCGTCCGTGAAAAATTCAGAACCAAAGGCATTCCTGCTGCCGTAGCTATCGATGCCGGCGGCCAGACGGTCACTAAAGAGGTGGGGAGGCTCACAACTGCTCATGGGCCGGCAGCTTATCCCTTCATGGAAGAGCATTTAAAGCGTTTGGAGAGTCCTGAATTGTGACGAACGGGAGAGGAGGGCAACATTCAgtaaatttaaagataaagacTGCAAGACTCCTGTAAAGAGGTGAgaagaaatttaatttttaagttcaATTAATGTAAACTACAATTAGCTAAATTTTAAATAGTAATTCTGATTTTGTCTAACATCCCCTTGAACTCAAAATGACTTCAAAGAAGTCAACAggaatttggaaaaaatgatctaaaaaacACTTGGTTAGATGTGGCTTGCTGAGAATATCACAGCAGATGAAGTAAATAACAATCAATTTAAATGTGTTTGGTGCACTCAAGGAAAATATCATTGTGTTATATGTATAGTACTTCAATTGTCGCAATGAATGATTGTTCCTCTATCGTCATGTCTTTTAAAATAATTCCAATGTTGTATTAGCAAAAGCTCAAATTCTCTACTAGAATGAGTAATATATCTTGTTACACTATAAAATAAGTGAATTACCAAAATAGAAATGGTAGCCAAACAAGTGAGTCAGCCAAAAGAAATAGTGGAGCGACAATCTAGAAAAGTGGAGGTCATGAACTAAGGTGTTATTGATTAGGTTAGGCATTATACATTTAATCCCTATGACCATGCTCTAATGCTATGTTCAAAAGCCCAACTTAAAAGTATAAGATAATAGGTAGAATGAGATCTTGcatgttttttaataaaatataaatccTATTGTCAAGTATGCGGGATGTTTTAACAGCACTCTCACGTGCAAGTCAAGTTAGGAGTAACACATGGAATTTGACTACTAGAGTCAAGCGCAAAGGAGTAGAAATTGGTTTTAATAGCAAGTTACAGAATTAtgataaaagggaaagaagtgTGATCTTCTGTACattccaaaaagaagaaaacaagtcCTAGCTAAGAATACAATCAGACTTCAAGCTGCTGTCtgaagaaagagggagggtCGACCGGAGAGACCAAGCATCTGCGATGGTGACGCGCGTCGTAATGATCGAGGTGACAGGCATGAAATGCGAATTTGCTGACTGATATTAATAGAACAATAATGAAATATATGATCAACCAACATTTATCGGATTTGAGTGTAAGATGAAAATAACTTTCTGACTCGTTCTGGTTCAGATCAAGTCGCCAAGAGTGGACTCGAATCTCCACGATTGCCGTGTGCCTCAATGCACCATGCAGAATTCGCGTCTCTTGTTCATCCATGATCATGAACTTTACTTCCTACCATGTACACAAATGAGGATTCCTGTTGAAGTAATCCCAAATCTCTGCTCAGTTAATCACCTACGGATTCCCTCTTTTTCCCCCAATCATCTGATTTCGTTCTTATTCTAGTGATAGATTGGCCATATCATCAATCCCTCAGACAAATAGCTTGCTTCAAGTTTGAGTATGACATTATGCACATCATAAGATGCAATTAAAGCTTGAGCAGGAGAAGAGATTCCATTGCAAGTTAAATGTGCAACGACAAGGAAAGACTTTATCAAAGAAATTGGTACATATACAATAAGCGTTTAAGACAAGAAAATCTCGACACAGATGTCACTGTAACGATTACagaaaactatcatcaatataactTATTATTCTCTCTATAACTCTACTTCTATGGCCTTGATTTCCTTTAATACTGTTCAGAGTTTCAATAAATACGTTATATATGTTATGGGAGCTTCTGCTTTTGTTGCTTGCAGAGTTTGAGCTGGCTACCCATTACCTATCTATCCGAAGGAAAGAAACTCCAGCAAGTGCTACGATGGTAGCACATTACaatgtcttcttttctttaatcacaTCACAATGTGGGGCACTGTGTAGTGTACCTTCAGAGCAGGATTCTCTTCTCGGGCATAGTTGCGCCAACTGATGAGCCGTCAGGTCATCAAATCCATGCCTTTCATAGCTTGCAAAAGCACCCAATGCTCCAAGAAACCCTTCATGCCGCAGAAACATTGCTTGGGCCTCGCCTTTTGACCTGTAAAACAGGTGTATAATCCATCAGAGTTTTGGCAGAGATGATAGCTGATTCAAAAACCAATAGGACAAGAGATGGTAAAACACACTCCTGAGGAAGAAAAATGGGAAAGAgagttgacaagttttaagtCATAAAAAAAGAGTGAACACAAGCACATGCACAAAAAGCTAACAATTTTCCATGCGAGGTTGACTTACTGTCTGCACAGAACTCATAGAATGCGACAGCCAAAGTCCAAACTCTAAACTAACTTTGTATTCTATCAGTATCAAAGATTAAACAGTacatggccaaattgaagaaaaaggagagtTTTTTAGATTACCAGTAGTGAACTGCGACAGAGATAGTATCCATGGTATAAGCATGGCCCCGGATGAAAAACCCTCCAAAGAATATTCGCTTGAGCCCATATCGAAGTGCATTTAAGTAGGCGATCTGAGGAGTGAGAACGAAATAGAACATTAAAGCATTCATTTGATAATCTCTGTTCTTTTCTATGACTGCCATCAGTGAACCAGTTTCCTATGGTCCACCATCAGCAGATcatcttaaaaattgaaaatgagaagtCAAACTTTTGCAGCATATTATGATGGAGAtaacatatttaaataaaaggTTTTGGAAAAGTTGAACACACTCTTCACCAAGCTCAACAATCGAAATCAATATTACAACCTAAGATGACAAGAGGATAAGATCATTCGACAGAGACTCAAAATAAGAGAGCCATAAACATAGATACAGCCTCCCAGGTCTATccttaattattaaaaaatatggaAGGAAATCAAATCATCCAAACGGCCTGCCTGTAGGATGTGCCCCAAATGATGATCAATTCTGTAGAATCAGCATATGCAAAGTTGTTGCAATCTTCAAATAACGATTTTTGTAAGCCACTGTGATCACTACAGCTCCTAGAGAAGACTACCAATATTGCCAGAACTATTTCTTTGCtaggaataataaaaataattttagaaaaaagcACCAGCAGCACAAGAACAACTAGATGCAATCAAGATTATTGGAACATACCTGGCCAATATTATTAGAAATCATTCTCAAAAGAGACCGTGAAATATCTTCAGGTTGGTAATCTTCAAGTTCTTTATCGACTGAAATTGCTTTACCAAAGCTAGAAGCAATATTTGTCGATGAGAGACCAATCTGTGATtccagagaaaaaaagaagaaaataaaaggatgtGTTTAAGTCATCTATTGTTAGATGGAAAGTAGGAAGCTAGAAGTTCTCAGTGAAATTAGTAACAGAAAATGTCAAGGCACGTTAAACATGCATTGAAAATATGAAACTTTCCTACATGAATAGTTTCATATTTCTAGAAGCGTCTTGcaaattcttattatttttaacCACTGTGACCAGTGCTCTAACAAAGACTCCTTGATATACCTAAGTTAACTAAGTTACATGTATGGTTCTAGGTTAAGATGCTAGTTTCATCTAGCTTTACAATTTTGCAGAAAGACCAGTTTAAGTACCTTTGCATAATCTGTTCCTCCATAGATGTCCCCAACAAGCATATCTATGACTCTGTTATTTCCAACGTGGCTCAACTCAAGCAACTCATCAAAACTGCAGAAAAGGACAGATTCACCTTATTCGGATGAAATaaattcaagaatcaaaatCATATTAATTTGAGCAGGTGAAGACAAAGACCTCTGGCATTTTGTTAGAAGCCTTCCCAACCCCCAAAAGGTGCCTCCACCAACACTTGTCCCACTAACTCGCTCAAATTTTCCATCCCCATCCACCTGCAAATCACAAAAGGCAAGAGTTTTTTATGATGAGAATAGTTCAAAATAGCagtagtagaagaagaagaagaagaagaaagtttcaAAAAACATGATTAACCTTGATCATGCTGACACCTGATCCAATATTAACAAGGAGATAGGGGTACAAATCTTTATGATCAATCTGCACAAATTGTTTCTGGCCATCCATATAGAAAAAGGCTTCCCGCTGGACTGCCTGTCAAAACCACGTGCCATCAACATTGAGATGTCATTCCAAATTAAGCCATGGagagaaatattttttgtttatgcagCATGATGTGGTTATTCATCCACCTAAATATGACATGTGCAAACAGAAcctgaaatttcaaaacaacatGGAGAGAGAATCaagatatatttattatataatcaATATCGACAGTTTAAATGCTTTGACACCAACTCATTTTCCTAATCTAATTGCAGAAAGGCCAACTCAGGAAACAAGGTCTGTTCAACTGTCAGAGGATGATCTCAACCAGCCAAAACTCTCCTGTCGAAGATACTGGATGTGACAAAAGGATAGCTTCTGAGAGTAGAAAGAAAGGCCATCACCAAATCATTCGACTTTCATAGTCAGGTTAAATGCAAGTTATGAAATAGAACCGCGTTTTAAATATTGAGCTTTTTTTACTCATGATGTTATCTTCGTTTTCACTAAATAAGTCTTCAATTGGCACTTCTCCCAAACTAGATGTTCTTTATATCCACACAAACTTGCAAATGGCAATCTCCACACTCAGAATGTGGAAAGACAGGCCTCTCATCTTCCCGCTCATTCATAATAGAGCTTCATACTTGAAGAGGAAATAGATGGAATAATACCGCCTCAATCCATACAAGtataaacttaaaatgaataaaGTATCTTGACTTCTAGTCGACTTTTAAACCAGAGTAATGAGCACTATAATAAGCCTCTGAATGAGAGACATAAAGCTCAAAAGACATCATATATTCAGAGGGAAAGAGGTCGCATTTGGATGGGTaccattttccataaaaagccAACTCAGAGATATGCTTTCCCAAGCTTACCTTTAACAGGAAGTTTGCTCCTGCAACAAGACAGTCCATTTCATCTTCCTTATCAAGTACAATTCCAAGCTTCTCTTTGAAGAGATCTGTAAACTTGAATGCCCCACCTCCCGTGGCCTTCGCACAAGAGACCAGTAATCAAGAACTTTTCAAGTAATTATTAACAAATTCCATTGTTGTGGGTGGAAAACCGAATCTAAAGTTCTTCTTAATTGTCTTCATCAGTAAGTCCGTCCCAGATGCAATCTCATTGAAGACGTGACATAAAGAATCACTAGACAGAATATTCTTGATTAAAGATCGTGATCCAAGAAATCAAGGTGACAAAAGATTCATACAGAGACGTACCTAAATCTCTAGAATAACATCTTTTCACAATCGACGCATGGATGCAAAAAATCCAACGACCAATTCTTAGTTTCATGTACCTTGATAATGATCTTGTTCTTGGAAGGAACCTCATGATGCTGGCCTGCAGTCATCTTTGTCCATAAGAAACGGATTGAAGTCAAGAGTTACTAGATAAACACTACTTTTTGCACAAAGTCGCGCCCCTAATGGTAGCACTGGTACACACTTAACTGCACTCAGTAAATGCAAGCCGGTCACACGATGCCAGGCCTTTAAAGACCCGAAATTGGCGGAGCGGGCTTCTCAATTTCGACTTCAAGAGAAGCTTAGGACTCATTTCGAAAGCTCTAACATCATGATGAAAAGCTGCAAAGCACACCACAATACATAGAAGTAACGAGAATACCTCCGACGTGCAGCTGCTTCGACCGGATGAACTCTATGCAATCGTTGATCTTGCTGGTTTCGAACTTTGCAAAGTGAAGCCTTCCTTCGGAAAGAGGGTGGTTGCCCTCGCCATTGGAGACCCCCAGGCTCTCCTTGGAAGACCAAATTTTGTTATCTTCCGGCAACCAATCGCCGTTTCTCGAATAATAAACCAACTTGATCAGAGACCCTGCAACACCTCAATCACGTCACTCGCGATACCATcaaaccaaccaaaaaaaaaaaaaaatcaccccTCACCCCaaagaagggaaggaaagaagaagaaggatcaTCCATGTTGCAAGAACACGCTAGCGCTAGCGCAAAGCTAAGAACGGGGCCGGGCCAAAATGCGCGCAGAGGCGCGACGGCCAAACGAAAGGATGGAATTTTCGACAGCCGAAGCGGGAGCCGCTCAGTAGCGCTCACTCCAGAAGTCGGGGAACGACGCGCGAAGGGCTTCGGACGCCGCCCAATTTCGCGCGCCGAAGCAGCAGGAATTTCGAACCGAAATTTCGAAAGGTTCGGGGACACGGTTACCTCCGATGTCGATGGCCAGGTGAGGCATTGGGGCGCGGGATTCGGCCGGCAGCATGGCGATGGAAGCTTCGTCGGACGGAAGCGCTCGACCGGCGACGCCCTTGAGATCCATTCCGACCCGATCCCACCCCCCTCTCCCGTCTTTATCcgaaaccgagagagagagagaaacacacCAATCAGCGACGGGCGGGACAGGCAAAGCACGCACCTCCACCTACCCCATCGCTAACTTGCGAAGCATTTATAGCGTGCTTTGCTTCGATTGTTCCGTCGCGTCAAAGGCGAGGAACAGAGCACTGCGAcgggagaaagaagagagagagaagagacaggATAAATGACTTAGCTGTTGGGCGATGTGACATCGACTGAATCCGAAAAGTCTTCGGTGCGCACCGGAAACGGGAGCGCGTGCAGCTTTCCTTCACCTGCCACGAGGCTAAATTTCATAACCAGTTTTGAGGCGGGGTTCATGTAAAAAATTTGGACGAGGCGACTCCCCCCCCTCTCCTCTTATGCTTTAGCTTTTATGTCTCTAGCATAGTCCCCGCCACCCTATCAACAAACATGGGCATCTAGATGAACTAGATTGGCCATTGCTAAATACTGCGTGCCCTCACAAGTCCTGCAAATCTCTCGtaaccttttcttcatcattgatttaGTAGAAAAAAATAGGTTGTTGCAAAGGGGATTTATGTTCGCAAACTTACATTTTTCACACAATTTTGTTTATAATTTCAGTTCTCAACATATATTCGCATGTTTTTAGAGATGCGATCTTCAGATTTCATGTCCCGCAAGTGAAAATATTGTTTTCATTACCAGTTTTACTTAATAGATGAGTGGCATGCTTTGATTGGAATGTTTATTATGTCGCTTAATTATCATGCATCTCTTATGATTAGCTCCACTTGGCTTATATGTACTTAATAAGATAATAAATATATGGCAGGTCACCTATATAGGTAATCGATTCGATTCGCACTCATCATATTCTATGGAAGCAATATttcttttcaccattaataatgTAACACGTCTCCTCACATCACGAAAGTTAGGCCGATTATATCCTATTATAGtaggggagggagggggagagagagagtgagtgttCATACAGTCTTGAGGCCTAATTGTGGAAATTTGTACAGCACTTGATTTGATAGGTTCGATTGTCAAAACGGAGGAGAGCCCACCCCCACCATTGCTGACCGGCGCCACCACTGATGTGACCCGGTGCAATAGCAAACTCAAGTCGACCGTGAATTCTCGCTCTTTCGGGAGCTCAGAATTCGACTGAGCATAAAAAAGAAGCCTGGCGCAGCAACTCAACTCTGACCATTGACCGTCGGAAGTCGAGGAGCCGTTGACTTCTCCCAACCCATTTATTCTTCGCCTTCGCCTTCGCCTTCGCCTTCGCCTTCGCTCACGGGACTTCAAAAGGAGGACGGAATCTCCTGCTGTCCTTGCATAGGCTTCATCCGCTGACCAGCCCACCACTCCTCACCGTCCCTTCGGGACAAGGCCCGTGACATGACAACGCTTTCCTCCTTAAAACGTGATTCACATGTCATGTCAATaaaatagtgaaaaaagaaGGGTAGGTAGGCAGGTCTAATCTTTCGAGGAATTATCCCTTAATCATCGTTATCGACTAAGTATAAGATATCACAAGGGCGTTTCCGTTTCACGAGAGGCTAGACAGTGGATTATATGCTGCTCTTAGGAAAATTTACTAATGGAAAATACTTTTGTCATCTACAGCAATTTATATCTGATCATTTTGGTAAAGAATATTCTCATTGGCTAGACAAATGGATGATGCAGTATCGAAATGCCTAAATGTCTATTCATGTATCAAAGTTGCATCGGTCAAAGAGGCTTCCTTGAAAAGAACAAATATAAGTGCACTAACAATCATAAGAAATGACATAAAAGTATACTTGAATCTTAAAGATtcttaaaaagtgcaatcaagtcttaaaattccttatgaaagtgcaataaaatttaaaaactttaaaaaagtacaatcaaattctgAAATTTATTACGAAAAGActtaattaaaccaatttgataaattctaatatttgcactttcatgacaaattttaaaactctaGTGCACTTTTATGAtgagttttaagacttaattatacttttatgtcaagttttaaaatttctaatgcactttattcaaattttaagaattaaaaaaaaaaaaagcctcaagtgtcatcattttcttaaataagagttCGAAAtagatcttatttcaaataaatgtttGAAGTATTATTACTTTATCAAATAAAAGCCCAAAgtggatcttatttcaaataaggaacCCAAAGTGATtatgtttgtttcaaataaggacttgactTTTTCAATGGTTAATGACATTTTcgtcatttttccttctttttttctttttttttttttcttccttttctatggttcttcttccttcttcaaatgGCGGCCGACTAGCCACAAGCGATGCCAATAGAGGGCTAGGCGAGAGTCACCCTTACCTTGAGGAGGCCACCCCTCACGGTCGTTAACGAGGTTAGCCCTCGTTAGCCCTAGGCAAGGTcgacccttgctagatttggtgagagTGGCCTCTCCCATGGTTGGCGAGGGCTCGTCAACCTCACCGATTGTTGGTAAGGGCCAGAAGGGTCTACAAGCCCTTGCCTACAGCCTAGCAAGGGTTCAACAGCactcattggttgcaagtaaggccacccttgccaaatctggcgagaGTCAGCCTGCAAGCCTTCACCCACAGCCAGCAAGGGCTTGACAGCCCTCACTCGTTGCCAGCAATGGTTGTCGAGCCCTCGTTGGCCTTAAGCGAGGTtgacccttgccaaatttggcaagggtggTCTCATCTGTGGCTAGTGAGAGCTCTTTGCCAACGGCCACTAGTTGatgctgaaaaataaaaagaaaaaaatgaggaaaaaaaggaacatttgaacaaaaatgttattgACCAATCAGAAAATTTAATTGACCGATGACTGACGAGATCGACTctaatttgaaataatcataatcgctttaaattattatttgaaagGACCATAatcattttagatttttatttgaaataaaatccgcttcaaattttatttgagaaaataagtaCACTTGAGGCTCTTTattgaaaatttcccaaaatttaataaagagAAAGCGGACTTCTCTGACCAGCTTCGGACCGTTTCGGTTCAAACGGAACGgcttctctctcccccactcCTCCCCCACGTATCTAGTTGGGccgacgaggaagaagacggTCAAGCCTTGTGATCGCCTTATTCGGTCGCTCTCTAGAGTCGCGAGCGTTTTTACAGCTCCCGGCTCTGACGAGCGATGGCAGATTCCGGTAAACGGGAGGGGAGCTCACCGATCGGGAGCAATGCCGCATCTCAGGGGACGACGCcgtcgacggcgacggcgacgaaaCCGCGGAGCCGTACTCGTCGAGCCGGAGCGAGGCGGCGGGAGGGGAGTCCTCCGGCGAATCGCGCGCGTCTTCCGGCGTGAGTGAGAGAGTCTCACATACGATGATGGAATAGCGCTTCTATGTCCGTCCGCCTCTCGTGAATTCGGCAATTTCCATTAGGTATCTTCGGTTCGGAACGATCTGTTTATCGCGGGCGAGCGTTTTGCGTTTCGGTCCATGCTCGTTATTCCGTCGTCGAGTTTAGATTGGAGCGATGCGATGCGATGCGAGCTCGATGAAGTGGAATCAGGACTGGGAGTGGATAGACGTTGAGTTCGTCGTCAGTCATCGAACGTGTGTTGAATTTGAGGTTAATGATTTGTAGCAAATGTCTGTGAAAACATTGTGTGCTGTGAGGTTTGACATGTCGCTTGGTCTAGTTATCTGCAGTGTTAATACTCATGTTTCTATGAGCCCTGGTGTTACTCCCGGCGCGCGATTTCCTTGTTACGGTTAGCCGGATTTCGATGTCCTGATCATTCACCGTGTCATTGAGTCTTCTACTCGGTGCGGTATCAGCTCGATCCAGAGAGAAGTAGCTGGAAGGATCTTGAGTGTAGCCTTGCCCCATCCTCTTCTACCTTGTCTTTGTTGTGCTGGTAAGCTTGATTTGATGTGCTGAATTAGAAAGTAGATTGTTCACCGTGCCTTTGATCCTTCTACTCAGTGTGGTAATGACTCGATCAAGAGAAAGATGGTCAGGAGGCACTCGCTAATGCAGTCGTGCCTCGTTCTGTTCCCCCTGTTTGCATCTCAATCTTAAAGAACTTTCTCCCTGACTACAAGGACCGGCACAAGAAAAGGAGGGATTTCAGTGTTTCCATGGCCTTGTTTCATACTCTTTCACTTTGCCTTGGCAGTATCTTTAAATTCGTCTATTATATTCTCCTGTTCTATTTATTCAGCGCCAAGAAGATACCACCAGGTTAAAACTATGGACTCAGAGGGCCTTTCTTCAGGTGGGGAATTGCGCAAGACGGGTCTAATCTGCCTTCTCCAGATGCCACATTATCCCCTGATGTTGCTCCAAATGGGTTAGCTCGTCATTCGTGTTAGGGAACACATGGCATGGGTGATAAAATTGGTCAGGCGTCACACTTCTCGGAAACATCTTATGGTTGTGGCTTCCAAATTGTCTGGGATAATTTGATGTTGAACAGCTGATAGCATAGTAATTCTGTTGTCAGAGCAGAGGTCGGGGTTCATTAGTGTTCAACTGTCTACAATATATTGTTCTCAACGTAGCGCATAGGTATTGAAGGTTTGACTTCAAGCCATGATTGTTGATATTTATGTCGTAAGGAAAACAAAGGATTTGATTGTCCAGTGTAGTTTTCTATTCAGAGGCAGCGATAATCCATTATCTAACAGCCATTTTTGTGCTAATGAAGATTACTATATTTGAAGGATGCTGATCTTGCATTGTTGAAGAAAGTGACCTCTGAGAATCTGGCAGCACTAGTAGATTCACCCTGGAGCCGAGAACAAACTTAATCAACAGAGTAAAATGCTAAATGCTATGTCAGCCATTTATGTAAGACGGATAAAATAGAGTCTAATATGGttactcttcttctttaatAGTCTTATGGCGTCAATAGAGGTGCTTTTCTTTTGGGAACATGCATAACAGATTCATTTGGTTTAATGGACTGCATATTGATTACATTATGTGAGGTATGCTTGTTGAAAGAAGAAAGTAACTGATAGTGTTTCCAGCGCTGCTGTGGCTCCTAAAAGCATATAATCTTTGATCTGTAGACTTTCTTCAATTATCTTATAGAGGCCTAAAGCAGTGTTTTGATATGTGGGACACAGGGGATGTGCCGGAAAGACTGAATTTGATGGCCCTTAGTTGCTCAATATGCTGAAGGTGTTGACAAAATTTACAGCGGTTGCTGGAGAATTAATCTCACTTGGCTCAATAGACTATGAGACTCAAAATATAGTTAGGTTACAAAAGTTCTGCAGTTTTCC
The nucleotide sequence above comes from Eucalyptus grandis isolate ANBG69807.140 chromosome 2, ASM1654582v1, whole genome shotgun sequence. Encoded proteins:
- the LOC104433528 gene encoding pantothenate kinase 1, translating into MDLKGVAGRALPSDEASIAMLPAESRAPMPHLAIDIGGSLIKLVYYSRNGDWLPEDNKIWSSKESLGVSNGEGNHPLSEGRLHFAKFETSKINDCIEFIRSKQLHVGGQHHEVPSKNKIIIKATGGGAFKFTDLFKEKLGIVLDKEDEMDCLVAGANFLLKAVQREAFFYMDGQKQFVQIDHKDLYPYLLVNIGSGVSMIKVDGDGKFERVSGTSVGGGTFWGLGRLLTKCQSFDELLELSHVGNNRVIDMLVGDIYGGTDYAKIGLSSTNIASSFGKAISVDKELEDYQPEDISRSLLRMISNNIGQIAYLNALRYGLKRIFFGGFFIRGHAYTMDTISVAVHYWSKGEAQAMFLRHEGFLGALGAFASYERHGFDDLTAHQLAQLCPRRESCSEGTLHSAPHCDVIKEKKTL